One window of the Mycobacterium xenopi genome contains the following:
- a CDS encoding NUDIX domain-containing protein: MAKLSAGLLLYRVQNGVVEVLIAHPGGPFWATKDEAAWSIPKGEYVEGDDPWVAAQREFAEEIGLKPPAGPRIDLGALKQPGGKVVTVFAVLGDLDITAARSNTFQLEWPPGSGTLREFPEVDRVGWFPVAQARTRLLKGQRLFLDRLMAQPSLARLREDH, encoded by the coding sequence GTGGCCAAGCTCAGCGCGGGTCTGCTGCTCTATCGCGTGCAGAACGGCGTGGTGGAGGTACTGATTGCCCACCCCGGCGGCCCCTTTTGGGCCACGAAGGACGAGGCGGCATGGTCGATCCCCAAGGGTGAGTATGTCGAGGGCGACGACCCGTGGGTAGCCGCGCAGCGCGAATTCGCCGAGGAAATCGGCCTGAAGCCGCCCGCGGGTCCGCGGATCGATCTCGGTGCGCTGAAGCAACCCGGCGGCAAAGTGGTGACCGTGTTCGCGGTGCTGGGGGACCTGGATATCACCGCTGCCCGCAGCAATACCTTCCAACTCGAATGGCCGCCAGGCTCTGGAACCCTCCGCGAATTCCCGGAAGTCGATCGGGTCGGCTGGTTTCCGGTCGCGCAGGCCAGGACCAGGCTGCTCAAAGGACAGCGCCTGTTTCTCGACCGGCTGATGGCGCAACCCAGCCTGGCGAGGCTGCGCGAAGACCACTGA
- a CDS encoding haloalkane dehalogenase → MQTLRTPDERFAGIPEFPYIPRYSEVSDGEGGQLRVAWVQDGPNDADPVLMLHGEPSWSFLYRKMIPIMAAAGYRVVCPDLVGFGRSDKPARREDHSYARHVEWMRALAFDVLDLRRVTLVGQDWGGLIGLRLAAEHPERFSRLVVANTGLPTGDQPMPEIWWRFRETIQGQPSLDIGGFVQSGCRRPLRDAVRAAYNAPFPDDSYCAGPRAMPGLVPTSPDDPATAANRSAWQKLCASPTPMLVAFSDGDPITGAMAPIFKREMRGAQGIDHPVVQNAGHFLQEDAGEELANYIVEFLRS, encoded by the coding sequence GTGCAGACATTGCGAACTCCCGACGAGCGGTTTGCGGGTATTCCTGAATTCCCTTATATCCCAAGGTATTCCGAAGTCTCGGACGGTGAGGGCGGGCAGCTGCGGGTGGCATGGGTGCAGGACGGTCCGAACGACGCCGACCCCGTGCTCATGCTGCACGGCGAACCGTCGTGGTCTTTCCTGTACCGCAAGATGATCCCGATCATGGCCGCCGCCGGGTATCGCGTGGTCTGTCCAGACCTGGTCGGATTCGGCCGTTCCGACAAGCCCGCCCGCCGCGAAGACCACAGCTATGCGCGCCACGTTGAATGGATGCGGGCATTGGCATTCGACGTGCTGGACCTGCGCCGGGTCACCCTGGTCGGACAGGATTGGGGCGGGCTGATCGGGTTGCGGCTGGCGGCCGAACACCCCGAACGTTTCAGCCGCCTGGTCGTCGCCAACACCGGCCTGCCGACCGGTGACCAGCCGATGCCGGAGATCTGGTGGCGGTTCCGGGAGACTATCCAGGGCCAGCCGTCGCTGGACATTGGCGGTTTCGTGCAGTCCGGTTGCCGGCGCCCACTGCGCGACGCGGTGCGCGCCGCCTACAACGCCCCGTTTCCCGACGACTCCTACTGCGCCGGCCCGCGCGCGATGCCTGGCCTGGTTCCGACCTCGCCGGATGACCCTGCCACTGCGGCGAACCGATCGGCGTGGCAGAAGCTGTGCGCGAGCCCGACGCCGATGCTGGTCGCGTTCAGCGATGGCGACCCGATCACGGGTGCGATGGCGCCGATCTTCAAACGCGAAATGCGCGGCGCACAGGGCATTGACCACCCGGTAGTGCAAAACGCCGGGCACTTCCTGCAAGAAGACGCCGGCGAGGAGCTGGCCAACTACATCGTGGAGTTTTTGCGCAGCTGA